From Columba livia isolate bColLiv1 breed racing homer chromosome 32, bColLiv1.pat.W.v2, whole genome shotgun sequence, the proteins below share one genomic window:
- the LOC135576868 gene encoding coiled-coil alpha-helical rod protein 1-like isoform X4: MAEGHQETAGTGEPRMPGSLPDAWVPPELLGPSRTPGSLLSSPGLIPPSHFMLRPSRTLGAELAAERRRSQALGEELEAERRRSQALGEELEALRGRSQVLEAELVAERRRSQILEAELEVVRGRSKALEAELEALRGRGQAQGAEPGAGQPLGQVLLQAQLSALSHILTLQERELDLEVSPPGPCPPRVGTLLGRWRQKVFVLLVQLQVQEEALRSLRGQVRALGTAVAAGTRRVTRLELQLHEGERLRRDGQGWWPRSGHGGPRTRQVTSPWCHLSPQRRPWRGHASRGPPVGTGRGPAEWPWPRW; the protein is encoded by the exons ATGGCCGAGGGACACCAGGAAACCGCGGGAACTGGTGagccccggatgcctgggtccctcccggacgcctgggtccctcctgagctcctgggtccctcccggacgcctgggtccctcctgtcTTCCCCAGGTCTCATCCCCCCATCCCACTTCATGCTCCGCCCCTCCAG GACCCTGGGGGCGGAGCTTGCAGCTGAGAGGAGGCGGAGCCAAGCTCTGGgggaggagctggaggctgaGAGGAGGCGGAGCCAAGCGCTGGGGGAGGAGCTGGAGGCCCTGAGGGGGCGGAGCCAAGTCTTGGAGGCGGAGCTTGTGGCTGAGAGAAGGCGGAGCCAAATCTTGGAGGCGGAGCTGGAGGTTGTGAGGGGGCGGAGCAAAGCCCTagaggcagagctggaggccctgagggggcgtggccaggccCAAGGGGCGGAGCCGGGGGCGGggcagcccctggggcag gtGCTGCTCCAGGCCCAGCTCAGCGCCCTGAGCCACATCCTGACCCTGCAGGAGCGGGAACTTGACCTTGAG gtgtccccccccggcccgtgtcccccccgcgTGGGGACTCTCTTGGGGCGCTGGCGGCAGAAGGTCTTTGTCCTCCtggtgcagctgcaggtccAGGAGGAGGCGCTGCGGAGCCTGCGGGGGCAG GTGCGGGCGCTGGGGACAGCGGTGGCCGCGGGGACGCGCCGGGTGACacggctggagctgcagctgcacgAGGGGGAGAGACTGCGGAGGGACGGACAG ggctggtggcccCGGAGCGGCCACGGTGGCCCCAGGACGCGGCAGGTGACAA GTCCCTGGTGTCACTTGTCCCCACAGCGGCGGCCCTGGCGGGGACACGCGAGCAG GGGACCCCCCGTGGGGACGGGACGGGGACCAGCAGAG TGGCCCTGGCCGCGCTGGTGA
- the LOC135576868 gene encoding coiled-coil alpha-helical rod protein 1-like isoform X2, translating to MAEGHQETAGTGEPRMPGSLPDAWVPPELLGPSRTPGSLLSSPGLIPPSHFMLRPSRTLGAELAAERRRSQALGEELEAERRRSQALGEELEALRGRSQVLEAELVAERRRSQILEAELEVVRGRSKALEAELEALRGRGQAQGAEPGAGQPLGQVLLQAQLSALSHILTLQERELDLEVSPPGPCPPRVGTLLGRWRQKVFVLLVQLQVQEEALRSLRGQVRALGTAVAAGTRRVTRLELQLHEGERLRRDGQGWWPRSGHGGPRTRQVTTAALAGTREQGTPRGDGTGTSRVALAALVTQLQALGAAILGDTGDPPDPPGTQASGPVKRR from the exons ATGGCCGAGGGACACCAGGAAACCGCGGGAACTGGTGagccccggatgcctgggtccctcccggacgcctgggtccctcctgagctcctgggtccctcccggacgcctgggtccctcctgtcTTCCCCAGGTCTCATCCCCCCATCCCACTTCATGCTCCGCCCCTCCAG GACCCTGGGGGCGGAGCTTGCAGCTGAGAGGAGGCGGAGCCAAGCTCTGGgggaggagctggaggctgaGAGGAGGCGGAGCCAAGCGCTGGGGGAGGAGCTGGAGGCCCTGAGGGGGCGGAGCCAAGTCTTGGAGGCGGAGCTTGTGGCTGAGAGAAGGCGGAGCCAAATCTTGGAGGCGGAGCTGGAGGTTGTGAGGGGGCGGAGCAAAGCCCTagaggcagagctggaggccctgagggggcgtggccaggccCAAGGGGCGGAGCCGGGGGCGGggcagcccctggggcag gtGCTGCTCCAGGCCCAGCTCAGCGCCCTGAGCCACATCCTGACCCTGCAGGAGCGGGAACTTGACCTTGAG gtgtccccccccggcccgtgtcccccccgcgTGGGGACTCTCTTGGGGCGCTGGCGGCAGAAGGTCTTTGTCCTCCtggtgcagctgcaggtccAGGAGGAGGCGCTGCGGAGCCTGCGGGGGCAG GTGCGGGCGCTGGGGACAGCGGTGGCCGCGGGGACGCGCCGGGTGACacggctggagctgcagctgcacgAGGGGGAGAGACTGCGGAGGGACGGACAG ggctggtggcccCGGAGCGGCCACGGTGGCCCCAGGACGCGGCAGGTGACAA CGGCGGCCCTGGCGGGGACACGCGAGCAG GGGACCCCCCGTGGGGACGGGACGGGGACCAGCAGAG TGGCCCTGGCCGCGCTGGTGACGCAGCTGCAGGCTCTGGGCGCCGCCATCCTTGGTGACACCGGTGACCCCCCCGACCCcccggggacccaggcgtccgg CCCAGTAAAGCGGAGGTGA
- the LOC135576868 gene encoding coiled-coil alpha-helical rod protein 1-like isoform X3, which produces MAEGHQETAGTGLIPPSHFMLRPSRTLGAELAAERRRSQALGEELEAERRRSQALGEELEALRGRSQVLEAELVAERRRSQILEAELEVVRGRSKALEAELEALRGRGQAQGAEPGAGQPLGQVLLQAQLSALSHILTLQERELDLEVSPPGPCPPRVGTLLGRWRQKVFVLLVQLQVQEEALRSLRGQVRALGTAVAAGTRRVTRLELQLHEGERLRRDGQGWWPRSGHGGPRTRQVTTAALAGTREQVTRDTAASGTPRWGGRGGDGVTVSPLVSPPGDPPWGRDGDQQSGPGRAGDAAAGSGRRHPW; this is translated from the exons ATGGCCGAGGGACACCAGGAAACCGCGGGAACTG GTCTCATCCCCCCATCCCACTTCATGCTCCGCCCCTCCAG GACCCTGGGGGCGGAGCTTGCAGCTGAGAGGAGGCGGAGCCAAGCTCTGGgggaggagctggaggctgaGAGGAGGCGGAGCCAAGCGCTGGGGGAGGAGCTGGAGGCCCTGAGGGGGCGGAGCCAAGTCTTGGAGGCGGAGCTTGTGGCTGAGAGAAGGCGGAGCCAAATCTTGGAGGCGGAGCTGGAGGTTGTGAGGGGGCGGAGCAAAGCCCTagaggcagagctggaggccctgagggggcgtggccaggccCAAGGGGCGGAGCCGGGGGCGGggcagcccctggggcag gtGCTGCTCCAGGCCCAGCTCAGCGCCCTGAGCCACATCCTGACCCTGCAGGAGCGGGAACTTGACCTTGAG gtgtccccccccggcccgtgtcccccccgcgTGGGGACTCTCTTGGGGCGCTGGCGGCAGAAGGTCTTTGTCCTCCtggtgcagctgcaggtccAGGAGGAGGCGCTGCGGAGCCTGCGGGGGCAG GTGCGGGCGCTGGGGACAGCGGTGGCCGCGGGGACGCGCCGGGTGACacggctggagctgcagctgcacgAGGGGGAGAGACTGCGGAGGGACGGACAG ggctggtggcccCGGAGCGGCCACGGTGGCCCCAGGACGCGGCAGGTGACAA CGGCGGCCCTGGCGGGGACACGCGAGCAGGTGACGAGGGACACGGCGGCTTCGGGGACACCGCgctggggggggcgggggggggacgGCGTCACCGTGTCCCCCCTCGTGTCACCCCCAGGGGACCCCCCGTGGGGACGGGACGGGGACCAGCAGAG TGGCCCTGGCCGCGCTGGTGACGCAGCTGCAGGCTCTGGGCGCCGCCATCCTTGGTGA
- the LOC135576868 gene encoding coiled-coil alpha-helical rod protein 1-like isoform X1, producing MAEGHQETAGTGEPRMPGSLPDAWVPPELLGPSRTPGSLLSSPGLIPPSHFMLRPSRTLGAELAAERRRSQALGEELEAERRRSQALGEELEALRGRSQVLEAELVAERRRSQILEAELEVVRGRSKALEAELEALRGRGQAQGAEPGAGQPLGQVLLQAQLSALSHILTLQERELDLEVSPPGPCPPRVGTLLGRWRQKVFVLLVQLQVQEEALRSLRGQVRALGTAVAAGTRRVTRLELQLHEGERLRRDGQGWWPRSGHGGPRTRQVTTAALAGTREQVTRDTAASGTPRWGGRGGDGVTVSPLVSPPGDPPWGRDGDQQSGPGRAGDAAAGSGRRHPW from the exons ATGGCCGAGGGACACCAGGAAACCGCGGGAACTGGTGagccccggatgcctgggtccctcccggacgcctgggtccctcctgagctcctgggtccctcccggacgcctgggtccctcctgtcTTCCCCAGGTCTCATCCCCCCATCCCACTTCATGCTCCGCCCCTCCAG GACCCTGGGGGCGGAGCTTGCAGCTGAGAGGAGGCGGAGCCAAGCTCTGGgggaggagctggaggctgaGAGGAGGCGGAGCCAAGCGCTGGGGGAGGAGCTGGAGGCCCTGAGGGGGCGGAGCCAAGTCTTGGAGGCGGAGCTTGTGGCTGAGAGAAGGCGGAGCCAAATCTTGGAGGCGGAGCTGGAGGTTGTGAGGGGGCGGAGCAAAGCCCTagaggcagagctggaggccctgagggggcgtggccaggccCAAGGGGCGGAGCCGGGGGCGGggcagcccctggggcag gtGCTGCTCCAGGCCCAGCTCAGCGCCCTGAGCCACATCCTGACCCTGCAGGAGCGGGAACTTGACCTTGAG gtgtccccccccggcccgtgtcccccccgcgTGGGGACTCTCTTGGGGCGCTGGCGGCAGAAGGTCTTTGTCCTCCtggtgcagctgcaggtccAGGAGGAGGCGCTGCGGAGCCTGCGGGGGCAG GTGCGGGCGCTGGGGACAGCGGTGGCCGCGGGGACGCGCCGGGTGACacggctggagctgcagctgcacgAGGGGGAGAGACTGCGGAGGGACGGACAG ggctggtggcccCGGAGCGGCCACGGTGGCCCCAGGACGCGGCAGGTGACAA CGGCGGCCCTGGCGGGGACACGCGAGCAGGTGACGAGGGACACGGCGGCTTCGGGGACACCGCgctggggggggcgggggggggacgGCGTCACCGTGTCCCCCCTCGTGTCACCCCCAGGGGACCCCCCGTGGGGACGGGACGGGGACCAGCAGAG TGGCCCTGGCCGCGCTGGTGACGCAGCTGCAGGCTCTGGGCGCCGCCATCCTTGGTGA
- the LOC135576868 gene encoding coiled-coil alpha-helical rod protein 1-like isoform X7, whose amino-acid sequence MAEGHQETAGTGEPRMPGSLPDAWVPPELLGPSRTPGSLLSSPGLIPPSHFMLRPSRTLGAELAAERRRSQALGEELEAERRRSQALGEELEALRGRSQVLEAELVAERRRSQILEAELEVVRGRSKALEAELEALRGRGQAQGAEPGAGQPLGQVLLQAQLSALSHILTLQERELDLEVSPPGPCPPRVGTLLGRWRQKVFVLLVQLQVQEEALRSLRGQVRALGTAVAAGTRRVTRLELQLHEGERLRRDGQGWWPRSGHGGPRTRQVTTR is encoded by the exons ATGGCCGAGGGACACCAGGAAACCGCGGGAACTGGTGagccccggatgcctgggtccctcccggacgcctgggtccctcctgagctcctgggtccctcccggacgcctgggtccctcctgtcTTCCCCAGGTCTCATCCCCCCATCCCACTTCATGCTCCGCCCCTCCAG GACCCTGGGGGCGGAGCTTGCAGCTGAGAGGAGGCGGAGCCAAGCTCTGGgggaggagctggaggctgaGAGGAGGCGGAGCCAAGCGCTGGGGGAGGAGCTGGAGGCCCTGAGGGGGCGGAGCCAAGTCTTGGAGGCGGAGCTTGTGGCTGAGAGAAGGCGGAGCCAAATCTTGGAGGCGGAGCTGGAGGTTGTGAGGGGGCGGAGCAAAGCCCTagaggcagagctggaggccctgagggggcgtggccaggccCAAGGGGCGGAGCCGGGGGCGGggcagcccctggggcag gtGCTGCTCCAGGCCCAGCTCAGCGCCCTGAGCCACATCCTGACCCTGCAGGAGCGGGAACTTGACCTTGAG gtgtccccccccggcccgtgtcccccccgcgTGGGGACTCTCTTGGGGCGCTGGCGGCAGAAGGTCTTTGTCCTCCtggtgcagctgcaggtccAGGAGGAGGCGCTGCGGAGCCTGCGGGGGCAG GTGCGGGCGCTGGGGACAGCGGTGGCCGCGGGGACGCGCCGGGTGACacggctggagctgcagctgcacgAGGGGGAGAGACTGCGGAGGGACGGACAG ggctggtggcccCGGAGCGGCCACGGTGGCCCCAGGACGCGGCAGGTGACAA cgcggtga
- the LOC135576868 gene encoding coiled-coil alpha-helical rod protein 1-like isoform X6: protein MAEGHQETAGTGEPRMPGSLPDAWVPPELLGPSRTPGSLLSSPGLIPPSHFMLRPSRTLGAELAAERRRSQALGEELEAERRRSQALGEELEALRGRSQVLEAELVAERRRSQILEAELEVVRGRSKALEAELEALRGRGQAQGAEPGAGQPLGQVLLQAQLSALSHILTLQERELDLEVSPPGPCPPRVGTLLGRWRQKVFVLLVQLQVQEEALRSLRGQVRALGTAVAAGTRRVTRLELQLHEGERLRRDGQAGRGGGRRRTPRAGGPGAATVAPGRGR, encoded by the exons ATGGCCGAGGGACACCAGGAAACCGCGGGAACTGGTGagccccggatgcctgggtccctcccggacgcctgggtccctcctgagctcctgggtccctcccggacgcctgggtccctcctgtcTTCCCCAGGTCTCATCCCCCCATCCCACTTCATGCTCCGCCCCTCCAG GACCCTGGGGGCGGAGCTTGCAGCTGAGAGGAGGCGGAGCCAAGCTCTGGgggaggagctggaggctgaGAGGAGGCGGAGCCAAGCGCTGGGGGAGGAGCTGGAGGCCCTGAGGGGGCGGAGCCAAGTCTTGGAGGCGGAGCTTGTGGCTGAGAGAAGGCGGAGCCAAATCTTGGAGGCGGAGCTGGAGGTTGTGAGGGGGCGGAGCAAAGCCCTagaggcagagctggaggccctgagggggcgtggccaggccCAAGGGGCGGAGCCGGGGGCGGggcagcccctggggcag gtGCTGCTCCAGGCCCAGCTCAGCGCCCTGAGCCACATCCTGACCCTGCAGGAGCGGGAACTTGACCTTGAG gtgtccccccccggcccgtgtcccccccgcgTGGGGACTCTCTTGGGGCGCTGGCGGCAGAAGGTCTTTGTCCTCCtggtgcagctgcaggtccAGGAGGAGGCGCTGCGGAGCCTGCGGGGGCAG GTGCGGGCGCTGGGGACAGCGGTGGCCGCGGGGACGCGCCGGGTGACacggctggagctgcagctgcacgAGGGGGAGAGACTGCGGAGGGACGGACAG gctggccgcggcggggggcggcgccGGACGCCCAG ggctggtggcccCGGAGCGGCCACGGTGGCCCCAGGACGCGGCAGGTGA
- the LOC135576868 gene encoding coiled-coil alpha-helical rod protein 1-like isoform X5 has protein sequence MLPVTPDTHVPFIRTLGAELAAERRRSQALGEELEAERRRSQALGEELEALRGRSQVLEAELVAERRRSQILEAELEVVRGRSKALEAELEALRGRGQAQGAEPGAGQPLGQVLLQAQLSALSHILTLQERELDLEVSPPGPCPPRVGTLLGRWRQKVFVLLVQLQVQEEALRSLRGQVRALGTAVAAGTRRVTRLELQLHEGERLRRDGQGWWPRSGHGGPRTRQVTTAALAGTREQVTRDTAASGTPRWGGRGGDGVTVSPLVSPPGDPPWGRDGDQQSGPGRAGDAAAGSGRRHPW, from the exons a tgctcccagtaaccccagaCACTCATGTCCCCTTTATTAGGACCCTGGGGGCGGAGCTTGCAGCTGAGAGGAGGCGGAGCCAAGCTCTGGgggaggagctggaggctgaGAGGAGGCGGAGCCAAGCGCTGGGGGAGGAGCTGGAGGCCCTGAGGGGGCGGAGCCAAGTCTTGGAGGCGGAGCTTGTGGCTGAGAGAAGGCGGAGCCAAATCTTGGAGGCGGAGCTGGAGGTTGTGAGGGGGCGGAGCAAAGCCCTagaggcagagctggaggccctgagggggcgtggccaggccCAAGGGGCGGAGCCGGGGGCGGggcagcccctggggcag gtGCTGCTCCAGGCCCAGCTCAGCGCCCTGAGCCACATCCTGACCCTGCAGGAGCGGGAACTTGACCTTGAG gtgtccccccccggcccgtgtcccccccgcgTGGGGACTCTCTTGGGGCGCTGGCGGCAGAAGGTCTTTGTCCTCCtggtgcagctgcaggtccAGGAGGAGGCGCTGCGGAGCCTGCGGGGGCAG GTGCGGGCGCTGGGGACAGCGGTGGCCGCGGGGACGCGCCGGGTGACacggctggagctgcagctgcacgAGGGGGAGAGACTGCGGAGGGACGGACAG ggctggtggcccCGGAGCGGCCACGGTGGCCCCAGGACGCGGCAGGTGACAA CGGCGGCCCTGGCGGGGACACGCGAGCAGGTGACGAGGGACACGGCGGCTTCGGGGACACCGCgctggggggggcgggggggggacgGCGTCACCGTGTCCCCCCTCGTGTCACCCCCAGGGGACCCCCCGTGGGGACGGGACGGGGACCAGCAGAG TGGCCCTGGCCGCGCTGGTGACGCAGCTGCAGGCTCTGGGCGCCGCCATCCTTGGTGA
- the LOC135576877 gene encoding protein CutA-like, with protein sequence MHVTAAVLALVTVTSVPLLQALGRRLLSMAAPPPADPADLAAAFVTCPNETVAKELARAMVEKRLAACVNILPHVTSIVPTMSPGCPQRPHGVPNVPQMIKTRSSRGPGAGGVCAGRRCGDK encoded by the exons ATGCACGTGACCGCTGCG GTGCTGGCGCTGGTGACGGTGACGTCGGTGCCGCTGCTGCAGGCGCTGGGCCGGCGGCTGCTGAGCATGGCCGCCCCTCCCCCCGCTGACCCCGCTGACCTCGCGGCCGCTTTTGTCACCTGCCCCAACGAGACCGTGGCCAAAGAGCTGGCGCG ggcgATGGTGGAGAAACGTTTGGCCGCGTGTGTCAACATCCTGCCCCACGTCACCTCCAT tgtccccacaatgtccccggggtgtccccaa cgtccccacggtgtccccaatgtcccccagaTGATCAAGACCCGCAGCTCCCGGGGTCCCGGCGCTGGCGGCGTTTGTGCG GGCCGCCGCTGTGGGGACAAGTGA